In Spinacia oleracea cultivar Varoflay chromosome 5, BTI_SOV_V1, whole genome shotgun sequence, a single window of DNA contains:
- the LOC110776740 gene encoding putative disease resistance protein RGA3, whose product MAELGICIAETLIAMVGSTVIKEICDMWGYQSELEQLNKTVFTIKNVLLDAESKRELSNEASGYIEDLKAAVYDADDLFDEFLTLAELKQLDGNKDDKMFKKVRRFFSSKKKGVSQAYKMSHQVKDIKKQLDTIVGTHQDFGLSDDYRPIIRRREETFSYLDAKDIIGRENDKKAIIHMLLGPNDEKEDFRFVTIVGVGGLGKTALAQLVYNDRAVEKEFPNPTLKLWICVSDQDGEQFDVKAILCKILELVSNNKPSYTSTMELVQKQFQEELRGKRFLLFLDDVWNEDRKKWLDLQKFLMLGQGGSRIVITTRSEKTANVIGDKHTYKLEGLSQEHSWRLFEMTAFEKVDEHVKRSELVDVGKKIVEKCYSIPLAIKVVGSLLFGESLCKWQSFKDSRLAKIRTGDNEIMSILKLSYYNLRSSLKNCFTYCALFPKDFRIDRERLISLWMAQGYIVPFDEGQSVEDAAEEHFLILLRRCFFQDVVRDEYGDIMSVKIHDLMHDVAQEVAGQEICALSSNENNLRNKVRHVSFSGRSCPESSIFNNKIRSFINKACKEPLVATQIDKWLCLRVLDLQFLSGVESLPDSIGKLIHLRYLNLSSSFELKVLGDSITELHNLQTLDLARCTKLRELPKSFSKLVRLRYLDLRQCFMLREMPSGIDKLTNLTYLNLFLCNNLFDMPLGINKLTSLRKLPYFVVGKRKSYKERCDGELKYLKALTELKGNLRIEIHDEEGMNDSGGKYLKSMKYLTEVIIDFSRCCGGHEVLMGKLEPNSNLKGLISWGYEGTKIPGWGRATDNWAISFPHLVKIELSNCKNLEYIPLLSQLLYLKSLSLENLSMLEYMENTGSRCSSSGEGFTSFFPSLETLHINCHENLKGWWRGEGLIVDDEHLLMRSLGFPRLSKLTIRGCPSLISFPPCPSLEVLDFCPGNKALQISTRDSENETTTATGISQDGVKLRIVKVDNIGYLRLLHPLCLTDLCIDNDPELESLSQVEDVLQICGSSLRCLTLLNLRNLRRLSGEWSKHLTSLESLKLVRCSQLRNSDEDEEEEEDDDDDDDEEEEEEEEEEEEEEEEEEEEEEDDEGGNTPWISLHKSLHSLVILMSEMRSLPKGIQYLTSLQSLQLSWCSNMKTLPEWIGCLSSLQSLSIENCRELKSLPESMQNLTSLQRLHIVCCPDLQERCRKPNGEDLPKIQHIPIVSFSYHPDHKFKNGMYY is encoded by the exons ATGGCTGAGCTCGGAATTTGCATTGCTGAAACGCTGATTGCAATGGTTGGTTCTACGGTCATCAAAGAGATATGTGACATGTGGGGTTACCAATCTGAACTTGAACAACTCAACAAAACTGTATTCACTATCAAGAATGTGCTCCTTGATGCTGAGTCAAAGCGAGAGCTGTCAAATGAAGCAAGCGGCTATATCGAGGACCTCAAGGCTGCTGTTTATGATGCTGATGATTTGTTCGACGAGTTCCTCACACTTGCTGAGTTGAAGCAACTTGACGGCAACAAGGATGATAAAATGTTCAAAAAGGTACGCCGCTTCTTTTCTTCAAAGAAAAAGGGGGTGAGTCAAGCATATAAAATGTCTCACCAGGTTAAAGACATTAAGAAGCAGTTAGATACAATTGTTGGTACCCATCAAGATTTTGGGCTTAGTGATGACTATAGACCTATTATTAGGAGAAGAGAGGAAACTTTTTCCTACTTGGATGCAAAGGATATTATTGGGAGGGAGAATGATAAGAAGGCTATCATACATATGTTGCTAGGTCCCAATGATGAAAAAGAGGATTTCCGTTTTGTGACTATTGTGGGAGTGGGAGGTTTAGGAAAAACGGCTCTTGCCCAACTTGTGTATAATGATAGAGCGGTTGAAAAGGAGTTTCCGAATCCGACCTTAAAGTTGTGGATTTGTGTCTCGGATCAAGATGGGGAGCAATTTGATGTGAAAGCAATCCTGTGTAAAATTCTAGAGTTAGTATCCAACAATAAACCTAGTTATACCTCTACAATGGAATTAGTGCAGAAACAATTTCAAGAGGAATTGAGAGGAAAGAGATTTTTACTTTTTCTTGATGATGTATGGAATGAGGACCGGAAGAAGTGGTTGGATCTGCAAAAATTCTTAATGTTAGGTCAAGGTGGGAGCAGGATTGTGATAACTACACGTTCGGAGAAAACGGCAAATGTTATAGGAGATAAACATACCTATAAGTTAGAAGGTTTGTCACAAGAACATTCGTGGCGTTTGTTTGAGATGACAGCATTTGAAAAGGTGGATGAACATGTCAAACGTTCCGAATTAGTTGATGTTGGGAAGAAGATTGTTGAAAAATGTTATAGCATTCCTCTTGCTATAAAGGTGGTTGGGAGTCTTCTATTTGGTGAGAGTTTATGTAAGTGGCAATCGTTTAAAGATAGTAGATTGGCTAAAATTCGTACAGGTGATAATGAAATAATGTCTATATTAAAGCTTAGTTACTATAATCTTAGATCCTCGTTAAAGAACTGCTTTACCTATTGTGCATTGTTCCCCAAGGATTTTAGAATAGATAGAGAGAGGTTGATTAGTCTTTGGATGGCACAAGGATACATTGTGCCGTTCGATGAAGGTCAAAGTGTAGAAGATGCTGCTGAGGAacattttttgattttgttgcGTAGATGTTTCTTTCAAGATGTAGTGAGGGATGAATATGGTGATATCATGTCAGTTAAAATCCATGACTTGATGCATGATGTTGCTCAAGAAGTAGCGGGGCAGGAAATTTGTGCACTAAGTTCTAATGAAAACAACTTGAGAAATAAAGTCCGTCATGTGTCTTTTTCTGGTAGATCATGTCCCGAAAGCTccatctttaacaataagattCGTTCTTTTATCAATAAAGCTTGTAAAGAACCTTTAGTAGCCACACAAATAGACAAATGGTTGTGCCTGAGGGTGTTGGACTTGCAGTTCTTGTCCGGTGTTGAAAGTTTGCCTGACTCAATAGGTAAGCTAATACATTTAAGGTATCTTAACCTATCGAGTAGTTTTGAATTGAAGGTATTGGGAGATTCAATTACTGAACTGCATAACCTGCAGACATTAGATTTAGCTCGTTGCACAAAGTTGAGGGAGTTGCCAAAAAGTTTTAGCAAACTGGTAAGACTTAGATACTTGGATTTGAGACAATGTTTCATGTTGAGGGAAATGCCTTCAGGGATAGATAAGTTGACTAATCTCACATACTTAAATTTATTTCTgtgtaataacttgtttgataTGCCTTTAGGCATAAATAAGTTAACTAGTCTTAGAAAGCTACCATACTTTGTGGTGGGTAAGAGAAAGTCATATAAGGAACGCTGTGATGGGGAGCTCAAATACCTTAAAGCTCTCACCGAGCTAAAAGGTAACCTTCGTATCGAAATCCATGATGAGGAAGGCATGAATGATAGTGGAGGGAAGTATTTGAAGAGCATGAAATATCTCACGGAGGTTATAATCGATTTTAGCCGTTGCTGTGGTGGCCATGAAGTTTTAATGGGAAAGTTGGAGCCTAATTCAAATCTCAAGGGTCTTATCTCATGGGGCTACGAGGGTACGAAAATTCCAGGATGGGGAAGAGCAACGGATAATTGGGCTATCTCATTCCCACATCTGGTAAAGATTGAGCTTTCAAATTGTAAGAACTTGGAGTACATACCATTGTTGAGTCAATTGCTTTATCTGAAATCGTTGTCACTTGAAAACTTGTCTATGTTGGAGTATATGGAGAATACAGGCAGTAGATGTAGCAGTAGCGGAGAAGGATTCACTTCATTCTTTCCTTCTCTTGAAACTCTGCACATTAATTGTCATGAAAACTTGAAAGGGTGGTGGAGGGGGGAGGGATTAATTGTGGATGATGAACATCTCTTGATGAGGAGCTTGGGATTTCCCCGTCTGTCGAAATTGACCATACGTGGCTGCCCTAGCCTGATATCATTTCCTCCTTGTCCGAGCCTCGAAGTTTTGGACTTTTGCCCTGGGAATAAAGCATTGCAAATCAGCACAAGGGATTCTGAGAATGAGACTACTACTGCAACTGGAATTTCACAAGATGGCGTCAAATTAAGGATTGTGAAAGTAGATAACATTGGTTATCTCAGATTGTTACACCCACTATGTCTTACTGACCTCTGCATAGATAATGATCCAGAGTTGGAGAGTTTATCACAAGTTGAAGATGTATTGCAGATCTGCGGTTCTTCCTTGCGTTGCCTTACACTTCTGAATCTTCGCAATCTGAGGAGGCTTTCAGGAGAATGGTCAAAGCATCTCACTTCCTTGGAGTCATTAAAGTTGGTCCGTTGCTCGCAGTTGAGAAATTCTGACGAAGacgaagaggaggaggaggacgacgacgacgacgacgacgaggaagaggaagaggaagaggaggaggaggaggaggaggaggaggaggaagaggaggaggaagaggacGATGAGGGTGGCAATACGCCATGGATTTCCCTTCATAAGAGTCTTCATTCTCTGGTAATTTTAATGTCAGAGATGAGGAGTCTGCCCAAGGGGATACAATACCTGACCTCCCTCCAAAGCCTCCAACTTTCATGGTGTAGTAATATGAAAACACTTCCAGAATGGATAGGCTGCTTATCATCTCTTCAATCCCTCTCCATCGAAAATTGCCGTGAACTCAAATCACTTCCTGAATCGATGCAAAACCTTACTTCCCTTCAGAGGCTCCATATAGTATGTTGTCCAGACTTACAAGAACGATGCAGAAAACCCAACGGGGAGGACTTGCCCAAAATCCAGCACATCCCCATCGTTTCTTTCAG TTATCACCCTGATCACAAATTCAAAAATGGGATGTACTATTGA